A DNA window from Nitrospira sp. contains the following coding sequences:
- a CDS encoding Putative atp-dependent dna helicase protein (Evidence 3 : Putative function from multiple computational evidences; MaGe:77310533) has product METTELIDILSRGEDSRHQFKSDITNADALAAEIVAFSNTAGGKIFIGVQNDGSVLGLSGAAIDRLNQLVSNSASQNVRPAVNPFTENVSHPNGTVMVIFIPEGISKPYMDKNGVIWVKNGADKRRATSREEIQRLFQQAGLVHADETAVASLSAGDVDMPYFEAFFEQQFGEPLARHNQSLPQLLTNMNLMNQGQLNVAGGLLFAKAPHYALPAFIVKAVVFVGNRIEDERYLDSRDITGKLADVFQQTLGFIIANTHAIQGEQGFNSQGQAEIPRIVWEELVVNALIHRDYFISAPVRVLVFVDRVEIISPGHLPNNLTIENVKAGNSNIRNPVLASFSAKLLPYRGLGSGLLRALRAWPEIELVDDRNGNLFKAIVMRSGVWSFEPAQDRA; this is encoded by the coding sequence ATGGAAACCACAGAGCTGATCGACATCCTCAGCCGTGGCGAGGACAGCCGCCATCAGTTCAAGTCAGACATCACCAATGCCGATGCCTTGGCGGCGGAAATCGTCGCTTTCAGTAACACCGCAGGCGGGAAGATATTCATCGGTGTGCAAAACGACGGCTCAGTGCTTGGCCTGTCAGGCGCAGCCATTGACCGTTTGAACCAGCTTGTTTCAAACAGCGCATCGCAAAACGTTCGTCCCGCTGTGAATCCGTTCACCGAAAACGTGTCGCACCCCAATGGTACGGTGATGGTGATCTTCATCCCTGAAGGCATCAGCAAGCCTTATATGGATAAAAACGGTGTTATTTGGGTAAAGAACGGCGCAGACAAACGCCGTGCTACCTCCCGCGAGGAAATCCAACGCCTGTTCCAGCAGGCGGGGCTAGTGCATGCCGACGAAACGGCCGTGGCAAGCCTGAGCGCGGGCGATGTGGATATGCCCTATTTTGAAGCTTTCTTCGAACAGCAGTTCGGCGAGCCACTTGCCCGGCACAACCAGTCTCTGCCCCAGTTGCTGACCAATATGAACCTCATGAACCAGGGACAGCTCAATGTGGCCGGAGGCCTGCTGTTCGCCAAGGCCCCGCATTACGCGCTGCCTGCGTTCATTGTCAAAGCAGTCGTCTTTGTTGGCAATCGGATTGAGGATGAACGCTATCTCGATAGCCGTGACATCACCGGCAAGCTGGCTGACGTGTTCCAGCAGACGCTGGGTTTTATCATAGCCAATACCCACGCTATTCAGGGCGAGCAGGGTTTCAACTCACAAGGCCAGGCCGAGATTCCGCGCATTGTATGGGAAGAACTGGTGGTTAACGCGCTCATCCACCGAGACTACTTCATCAGCGCCCCGGTGCGCGTGCTGGTGTTTGTGGATCGGGTCGAGATCATCAGTCCCGGCCACCTGCCCAACAACTTAACCATCGAAAATGTCAAGGCGGGAAACTCCAACATCCGTAATCCCGTTTTAGCATCTTTTTCCGCCAAGCTCCTGCCCTATCGAGGCCTGGGCAGCGGCCTGCTGCGCGCTCTGCGAGCCTGGCCCGAGATCGAACTCGTCGACGACCGTAACGGTAATCTTTTCAAAGCCATCGTGATGCGATCAGGCGTATGGTCATTTGAGCCGGCGCAAGATCGCGCATGA
- a CDS encoding putative soluble pyridine nucleotide transhydrogenase (Evidence 3 : Putative function from multiple computational evidences; MaGe:77310534) produces the protein MSTPIAFDIVIIGAGPAGQKAAIQGAKSGKRVALLERERGIGGSCVYRGTIPSKTLRESALHLDRLRRASAAFEFKLKPDAEISALLSRLEEVVHTHDTYMSKQLRRNGISLFHGRARFLNDRTVEMQAVDGACQQFTAEHFVVATGSRPRNPAEIPVDHEHILDSDSLLSMIYLPKSLAIIGGGVIGCEYASIFALLGVEVTLIDRAKSPLQFMDAELVAQFVASFEQHGGHYLGGQSIQSVQWDGAANVVTLLGDGQFIKSEKMLVALGRQANIEDLNLSAAGLAVDAKGSLSVNQFCQTAVPHIYAVGDMVGAPALASKAMEQGRRAVRHALNLPIGDAASTIPIGVYTIPEMASIGLDEKTASERFRNPLVGRAKFEEVARAQISGAGHGLLKLIADPNGEQLLGVQVVGDSATELVHIGQMALQQGALVESFIDNVFNFPTYAEAYRVAALDILGQVAKRQTAEAA, from the coding sequence CCGGGCAAAAAGCCGCGATCCAAGGCGCCAAATCGGGCAAGCGCGTCGCGCTGCTCGAACGCGAGCGCGGCATCGGCGGGAGCTGCGTCTACCGCGGCACCATCCCCAGTAAAACCTTGCGCGAGAGCGCCCTGCATCTCGACCGGCTGCGCCGGGCCAGCGCGGCGTTTGAATTTAAACTGAAGCCGGACGCGGAAATTTCCGCCTTGCTCAGCCGCCTGGAGGAAGTCGTCCACACCCACGACACCTACATGAGCAAACAATTGCGACGCAACGGCATCTCGCTCTTTCATGGCCGCGCCCGTTTCCTCAACGATCGCACCGTGGAAATGCAGGCCGTGGACGGAGCCTGCCAGCAATTCACCGCCGAGCATTTCGTGGTGGCCACCGGCTCACGGCCGCGCAACCCGGCGGAAATCCCCGTCGACCACGAACATATCCTCGACAGCGACTCTCTCCTATCGATGATCTACCTGCCGAAATCGCTGGCCATCATCGGCGGCGGCGTCATCGGATGTGAATATGCCTCCATCTTCGCGTTGCTCGGCGTCGAGGTGACCTTGATCGACCGCGCCAAATCGCCGTTGCAGTTTATGGATGCCGAGTTGGTCGCTCAATTCGTCGCCAGCTTCGAACAGCATGGCGGACATTATCTCGGCGGACAATCGATCCAGAGCGTTCAGTGGGACGGCGCGGCCAACGTCGTCACGCTGCTTGGCGACGGCCAATTCATCAAGAGCGAGAAAATGCTGGTCGCCTTGGGCCGCCAAGCCAACATCGAAGATCTCAATTTGAGCGCCGCAGGCCTTGCCGTCGATGCGAAAGGCAGCTTATCCGTCAACCAATTCTGCCAAACCGCGGTGCCCCATATTTATGCCGTGGGAGACATGGTCGGCGCCCCGGCGCTCGCGTCGAAGGCCATGGAACAGGGCCGCCGGGCAGTTCGCCACGCCCTCAACCTGCCGATCGGCGACGCGGCCTCGACCATTCCCATCGGCGTCTATACGATTCCCGAGATGGCCAGCATCGGACTGGATGAAAAGACGGCCAGCGAACGATTTCGCAATCCCCTTGTCGGGCGCGCCAAGTTCGAAGAAGTCGCGCGCGCGCAAATTTCCGGCGCCGGTCATGGACTCTTAAAATTGATCGCCGATCCCAACGGCGAGCAGCTGCTCGGCGTCCAGGTCGTCGGCGACTCCGCCACGGAACTGGTGCACATCGGCCAGATGGCCCTGCAACAAGGCGCGCTGGTCGAATCGTTTATCGACAACGTCTTTAACTTCCCTACCTACGCCGAAGCCTACCGCGTCGCCGCATTGGATATCCTCGGTCAAGTCGCCAAGCGCCAAACCGCCGAGGCGGCCTAG